The Bdellovibrio sp. NC01 genome includes the window CGACACTAGATACAGATGCAAAAGCTCCAGCAGCAGGTGCCGCGGCACCAGCAGCGGAAGCTCCAAAGGCAGCGGCTCCGGCACAGGCAGCGACTCCAGCGGCGGCCCCTGCAGCAGGTGGTTCTAACCAACACCTATCCCCTGCAGTTCAAAGAATCGTCACTGAAAATCAAATCGATCCTTCAACAGTTCAAGGAACTGGCAAAGATGGTCGTTTGACGAAAGGTGATGTTTTGAATGCTCCGGCGGGTTCTGCGAATGCAGCTCCAGCACAAGCGGCGGCACCAGCGGCGAAAGCTCCTGCAGCTCCGACCGTAACACCAGTTGCAACGGGCCCATCAAAACAAGGCGAGAAAAAACTTGTTCCGATGACGACGATCCGTAAACGTATCGCAGAGAAATTGAAAGAAGCGCAAAATACTGCGGCTCTTTTGACGACTTTCAACGAAATCGACATGACGAAAGTGATGGAGCTTCGTGCGAAATACAAAGACAAGTTCAAAGAAAAATACGGTTTGAACTTGGGCTTCAACGGCTTCTTCGTAAAAGCTTCTGTTGAAGCTTTGAAAGCGTTCCCTGCGGTAAACGCATGGATCGTTGGCACTGACATCGAATACCACAACTACTTCAACATCGGTATCGCGGTATCGACTGAAAAAGGCTTGATGGTTCCAAACGTAAAAGATGCTGATACATTGTCATTGGCAGGTATCGAGATCGCTGTACGTGATTTGGCGGCAAAAGGCCGTGATGGCAAAATCTCCCCTAATGATTTGGGTGGCGGTACGTTCTCTATCACGAACGGTGGTGTGTTCGGTTCGTTGCTTTCAACTCCGATCTTGAATGCTCCTCAATCTGCGATCTTGGGTCTTCATAAAATCCAAGACCGCCCTATGGCGATCAACGGTAAAGTTGAAATCCGCCCTATGATGTATGTAGCATTGACGTACGATCACAGAATCGTAGAC containing:
- the odhB gene encoding 2-oxoglutarate dehydrogenase complex dihydrolipoyllysine-residue succinyltransferase encodes the protein MKQEIKVPAVGESITEATIGSWTKKSGDFVKRNEVLMLLETDKASVEVVAENDGVLTILPGSEAGATVQIGATVATLDTDAKAPAAGAAAPAAEAPKAAAPAQAATPAAAPAAGGSNQHLSPAVQRIVTENQIDPSTVQGTGKDGRLTKGDVLNAPAGSANAAPAQAAAPAAKAPAAPTVTPVATGPSKQGEKKLVPMTTIRKRIAEKLKEAQNTAALLTTFNEIDMTKVMELRAKYKDKFKEKYGLNLGFNGFFVKASVEALKAFPAVNAWIVGTDIEYHNYFNIGIAVSTEKGLMVPNVKDADTLSLAGIEIAVRDLAAKGRDGKISPNDLGGGTFSITNGGVFGSLLSTPILNAPQSAILGLHKIQDRPMAINGKVEIRPMMYVALTYDHRIVDGKEAVSFLVKIKELVEDPERLLLEV